GCGGGCATCACGGGCACGATGGGCCCGTGTGCGGGGCCCCGGCCTCAGAGACAAAGGAGGAAGGTGGTTTCTGCAGGACACACTCATGGGGCGGCTAGCGGCGCTCCCTCTTTGGAGGGCAGCTGGGGACAGTTAGGCTCCCGTGTCCTGAAGCTGGCTCCTCCTTCCCGGTTCTGCCCACAGAAGATGAAGGAGCAGGCCCAGCTCTTCTCCAGGGACATCAGGCAAATTGACCTGGACGTGAACCGGACCTTCCGGAACCACGTCATGTTCCGGGACCACTATGGGGTCAGGTGAGGCTGCGGGACAAGCAGGGTCCGGGGGCCCCAGGGGACACTCTGGGGTTCAGGGGTGGCCCAGGGGGCTTCTGGGTGGGCAGGGCGGGCTCTCTGAGGAGAGGGGGACGTTGGCAGCAAACACAACCCGGCCGCATGGGAAATGTGCTTGGGATGACCCAGTGGCCCCCTCCCCGGGTCTGTGACAATGGGGAGGGCGCCGCGACGGGGCCTTGCGGCGTCCCTGTGTGAGCGGAACCCCCAAGGTTGGCGTGGAGCTGCTCGTGAGGAGCTGGCGACAGAGGGTGGAGGCCATGGGTGGGGGCACTGCGGGGCTAGGGGCCGGGCGGCACAGCCTCGGCTGGACGAGGACACACATGGATCGATGAGGGTCACACGGGCCAAAGGGACAGCCACTCTTGGtgtttttctgcatgtatttgcATTTGATGGTAGACAATTGACACTGTACAGATGAATGGTATGATGAACGCCCAGATGCCGTCCCCGCTGCAGCCCGGGGCCTGGGCCCACCAGCCGCGACCCCAGCAGCAGGTGTGTCCCAGCAAAGCCCAGACCTCGGGTCGACACTGTCTATAGTCATCTCCGTATGCGCCTTAGAAAACGGGGGTCCCCGGGGGAGGCGTGCCCCCCCACCAGCTCCAGCCTGCAAGGAATTAGTGCAGCTCCTCAGTGTGCGGACGGCGTTGGCGCCTCCCCGGCCCCCGTCGGGGTCTCGGGACGGTCTGTCCTCCTCAGGAGCCCGGGTTTGGTGTTGAGTCGCCGGGTGCGGGGGAGACCCTGACGATGCGGGGGCCCAGCGGGAGGGGGGAAGGCAGTGTGCGCCCGGACAGGTGGGGTGCAGCCGGATCGCCGCGGGAGAAGGAGCTCTGTGCGCGGCCGGCGGCTGGCGGTGTGCTTCAGGGCCCGGGGCCCCGGGGAGGCTGCCCTGGAGGCCGGGAAGGCCGGCGCTGAGGAGCCGCCAGGCAGGCGTGGACTGAGCCTTCCAGGGGACCGTCCCCAACCCGTCTCATGAGGAGACGCCGACGTTCCCCCACCGAGGGGGTGCCTTGTACCTCGGAACCTGGGTGGCCGCTGCGTCGGCCTTGGCCCTCAGAGTGCGGCTGGGTCACGGCTGACCTGTGACGCCTGGTCCAGGGCGAGCCAGCCTCTGGCAGCCTGATGCCCCCAGGCACCACCCCAAACCCCCATCCCCCTATGACTACTGCGCTGCGACCTCACACAGAAGGGCCCTGATGTGAGGGCGGGCCCTGCCCGGCGGCACACCTGGGCACAGGATCGTGAGGTTTCCATAAGGGCCTCTCGGTAAATAGTCTCCACTTCGGCCGATCTGCCCCCAACCTCGAAGCAGCCTGTTCCTTCCGTGCACTCGGGCGCAGCTGCATTCCCACGTGGGATTCCAGGTTCAACCCTTACCTGCATTACAGGGTGGTGGTAACGCATTCCGGGCAGTGGAAAACCAGAACGCCAGAGAAGGGGCAGGCCGTGGACACGGAGGAAGAGGCTGGTCAGCTGGGAGGAGTAGGCAGGAGAGGAATCGTGGACAAGCTGGAGTTTATCTCAATCACAAACTTGCCCTCTGCAAAGACACCAttcagagagcagggaggaaagcTACAGAGCGGGAGAGAGATTTGGAATGGCACATCTAATGCGGGGCCCTTGCAGAGCGAGGACAAGCCGCTCTGTGATGGAACACATGACCCGGCGCACAGTGGACacaagacctgaacagacacttgAGCCAAGAagatgcacacgcacacacacacacaatgtgcaTTCATCCAGGGTGTGTCTGGGGACAGAGCTGAGCCTTCGTACCACCGCGAGACATCAGCGCCCGCCACACACCCCGGTCAGGAAGGCTGGGGGCACCCAGCGCTGGCGCCCAAGGGGGCAGCGGGAGCTGGGGTGCAGGGTCATGCAGCCACACTGGACGGCAGGCTGGCGGCTTCTTACAGAGCTGAGCAGAGCCTCACCATATGCCCCAAAGTGCTCACAGTTACTGACCCAACTGGTTCGAAATCTTTTATCCAAGTAAAACCTGCGTGAAGGTTCTGTGCACAATGACTCAACCTGGAAGCACCCAAGCTGCTCTTAGGTGAACAGACACTGGGATTCCAAAACAGGGAATACGCTTCAGGGACACACAGGACCGCGCTATGGACGCGCTGGATGCCATGGGAGCACCTGGGCTTCGTTTGGCTCGGGGAAGGAAGCCAGATCCTATGGTTGCATTCACAGCACCAGGAACAAGCCCCACCACGGGGAGGAGAGGCCTCAGGGGCTGGGGGCGCGGTGCAGGGGGAGCGCCTGGCCACCAAGGGGCCGTTCAGGGTGGGGCAGTGgccccagggctggaggggcGAGCTGGGGGCTCAGTGAAAACCCAGGAGCTGCCCATCCCACAGCGGGCGCTTTCCTGGAGGCAAACAGCAAACAGCAGAATGAAAATAAACTCCATCCCATGGTATGTCTGAGCTAGCTGCCGGTCATTGTGTGGAGACCTGACCCCATAGACACGTCAGCCCCCGAGCTGCCCTGAAGACCCAGGTCCGTGGGGCTGCGTTCTGCACCTGGCCGGCCTCGCTCAGACAGGAGCAACCCACCCTGCTCTCCCTTTCCTAGGCAGCAAGCCCTGTTCCATGTGCTCTCGGCGTATTCGGTCTACAACCCCGCGAGTCTCCCCGCTGCCAGGCCTGCTGCCCCGCGGGTGCCCTTTGTCCTGCGGATTCCTGACCAACCAGGACACGTAGCCAGGACTCCAGCTCCCATTGTCCCAGGGGCACGAGGGAGGGGCTTCGACTCTAGGACTGAGGCCGGGGCTGGGGTGCAGACCTGACTGCAGGGGGAGGGACGGCCCCTGAGTCCCTGAGCGCTGGGGCTGCCAGGTACTCTAGCGTGCATCGCTGTTGCCCTAAAACTCGGGTCTCGATCCTGAAGGGACCGAACTGGGAATCAGAacctgagcagggagggaggttCCCCTACCCTGACCTCCACCACGTCGAGGTGGCCACGTTCCATCGGAGTTGGCTCTTGCAGGAGGTGGGCTACTGCCAGGGCATGAGCCAGATCGTGGGGGTCCTGCTGATGTTCCTGTGCGAGGAGGTTGCATTCTGGGCGCTGGCTCAGCTGATGACCACGGAGAGGCACGCCATGCACGGTAGGGGCCGGCAGGGCGCCTGGATGGGACCTGGAGCTCAGGACGGGCCCCCCGCAGGGCAGCTCTAGCAGCGGGGCAGGCCAGGACCCCCACCCAGCCCGCCTCCCCGCCGACAAAGGGCACCGCCTCCCCGGGGGGCCTTCGGGGTCCTGTAGCCTGGCCACTGGCCCCACCATTTGCAGACCATTCTCTCATTCCCGCAGGTCTTGCAGCCTCCTGCCTGGCTGCCGGCCTGCCCCCCAGACCCCCTTCCAGCCCACGGCCAGACGAAGCCCAGGTGACAACATCTACCGCTCCCGTGGCCCCAGCCTGGATCCCAGCCCAGGAGATGGCCCTGCACGCCCCCGTCACCCTCCCCCTGGGCGGCACTCCCTGCCCCTCGGGGCTGGGGCCCCCCTTGCCCCTGTTGCCACCGCCACAGCAAAGGGTTGCCGGGTCAGCCAGGCCTGGTCCTCAGCCCGGGGCCCCCACCCAGCGGGGTCTCTGTGAGGAGGAGGgttctctgcccctgccccccaggcctggctggcAGTCCTGCTGCCTGGGAAGAGCGGGGCCAGCCAGGGCTCGGGAGGGCTGTTCGCACACTCTGCAGTCAGGGTATGGGAGACGAGACCCCTGCCAGGACTCACCCCCCCACACCTGGTGCAGGAGAAAGCCCTGATGGTTGGGGGGCCTGGGGCCTTCTCAGGCTTCTTCATTCCAGGGCTCCCCAAACTGCTAAGGTTCCAGGCCCATCACAGCCTTATTATAGCACAAGAGCTGCGAAGCTAAAGAAGCACCTGGCAAGTAGAAGCTCCCCAGAGGCCCTGTCCCCATGGcctggggccggggtggggggcgagcAGAACCCTGCCAAAGTGGCCCTATCCTGTTCCTTCTCCTGCTGGGCCCAGGGGCGTCCTCAGGGCTGAGCAGGGCCTTGGCGAGTGTGTCCACCTGGCTCCATGGGGCCCTGGCCCAGGGGTTTGGGGCCGCTGGGTGGGTCCTGAGCACCTTCCACACTTCCGTCAGGACGAGGAACAGATGTGCACTGGCATTTACACCGCCAAGTGGTTCCTCCAGTGTTTCATCGACCAGGTAAGGCCACCCAAGCTGACCTGgtccctgctctgctccctgcccctggcccccggGGAGGCCCCAGCTGAGCCTCATTGTCCAGGGCAGCCAGACCCAACCCGGAAGCCCGAAGGCTGAGGCTCGAAGCCCAGACCCATCCTGGAGAACCCAAGAGACCCCCTTGAGGTGGTTCCGGGGGACGGGCTATGTCCACCTCAGCTCCCCCTGGGAAAGTCAGGTCAGCCTGGGGAGTGGACAGGCCTTTGCCCCATTCCGCAGCCAGCCTGGAGTCCTCTAAGGGCCTGTGGCCCCCGAGGGTGGGGCAGAATCTGTGGCCCCCACAGACCCCCTTCTTGCTCACTCTGAAGCTCTGGGATGCCTACATCCTGGACGGGGAGCGGGTGCTCTCTGCCATGGCGTATACCATCCTCAAGATGCACAGCAGTGAGTGAGCCCGAGGGAGCCCAGGTGTGCCCGAGGAGGGGGGGCTGGCCCACTGCCCGGAGCGAGGTGCAGGCCTCGGTGGACAGAGGCCGGCAGGGGGCTGGGCGGGGCACCCCGGAGAGGAGCAGCCTGCATGGACCTCCCCCTGCCACAGGCAGCCCGTGGCGCTCCTGGGACAGCTGGACCCCAGCCACTGTCCCTGGGAGGCACCCTGGGGTGGCAGGGCGGGGTCCCTCTGGGTCTGACTCACACCCATTGCCCAGAACGCCTCCTGAAGCTGCCCCTGGAAGGTCTTCGGGAGTTTCTGCAGGACACCCTGGCCCAGCCCCGGGCCCTGGAGGATGAGGTGGTGCTCAGACACCTTCGATCCTCCATGGCCCAGCTCTGAAGGATAAGTGCGACCTGCCCCCTCCAGGTGGGCTCAGGGCCCCGTCCCCTCCCGATTCACCCTCCTGGGGCAGCACACAGGGGACAGAGCCCCCGGGGCTTTCCTCctcatctctgtccctctcctcttctGCTCCAACCTTGGGGAACCCAGGCCGGGGTCGGGCGTCTGGGCGCTCACTGTAACGGCTGGGCATCAGCACCTGGAGGGCTGTTGTCAGGGGCAGGCCAGGGTGGACATGCAGGGAGCCACAAGCACACGCTGGGCCCCAGCCAGCTGGGGACAAACAGCCTGCTGGGGACGCTGACGCAGCCGGTCCTGAGGAGTTCCCCACGAagcccctgggcctggaggaagTGTCCCCGGCACCCAAGCCCCGCCTCCCTTCCTGCGTTGAGACGCTCCCCAGAGTGGACGGGCCGGCCTCCCCGGGCCCAGCCACCCAGCAGGAGCAGCCGGGACCCCTTCCCGGCCAGGCCATCCTCAAGGCCGAGGAGCCGCTGCAGGAGGGAACGTCCACAGAGCCCTCAGCTGCACCCCTGCAGCCAGGAGGGCCAAGGGCCCAGGTTCTGGCCCGGCTGCCCCCAGCCCAGGACCCCTTGCTGGCCCGGCTGTCCCCACAGCAATGGAATTCCCTCCCCAACCTCCCAGTGTACCAGGAGGGTGCAGGCAGGTGGCCCCCGGACGTGGGCTCGAAGCCACAGCACTGGGTCCCTTTCCGTTCAGCCCCTGCCTGGGCCACCCCAGTGGGCACACCACAGACCAGGCCCCAGAATGCCCCTGGGACTCTCGGGACGGGGTCCCCCCAGCCCAGGAAAGAGGAAGCTGTAGGGCCCAGGACACCCTTCCTGCCCTGTGGCCACTGCAGCTCATGCCCCTTTCGGGGGTGACCAGCACAGCCGAGACAAGAGCCAGGGCCGCGCTGAGCCACAGCCCCGAGGCCCCGCACCTGCCCGGGACTGTCCGACCTCCGCGTCCACAGGGCTGCTAGATGCTCCCTGGCCTCTGGAGCAGAGCGTGATGCTGAGCGTGGGGGCCCTGGGGCTCTAGGCAGCCAGCACCATGCCCCGCCTCAACACACTGGCCTGCCTGGACGGCGGCAGCCCCTCCAGGAGCACAAGTCCCTGAGCTGGGGGGACCTCAACTGGcctggccccaggccctgggggggGGCAGAGACGACACGAGCCCCCCCATGAACAAAATGAAGACggatgggatggagccccccgtGGCCCTGGCCAGTGCTGGGTTATGGCCCAAGCCTGGGCGAGCCCTCTCAGAGCTGTGTGTGGCCCCCTGGGACCTGGGCATGCCCCACAGATCCACGTCTCCGACCTAGGGCAGCGCTGGGAACCACCGGCCACCCTAGCTAAGGCTCAGCAGGCGCAGGCCGGtggggcccccctccccctcccccacagcaggAGGCAGGTGCCACCAGAGGCTGGCTCTCCGGAGTCACCTGGCAG
Above is a genomic segment from Halichoerus grypus chromosome 11, mHalGry1.hap1.1, whole genome shotgun sequence containing:
- the LOC118530283 gene encoding USP6 N-terminal-like protein isoform X6, yielding MKEDLETLLALERANIIANYTQARPAGSPRDPWEDAELSLCRLTDHHGFLQEKEMPGPSPHEAKQLRQETRRADKWVKMLRNWEHYWVSKKMHRRVYKRVPLQVWGQVWTLLLDIEKVKSTNQGVYEKMKEQAQLFSRDIRQIDLDVNRTFRNHVMFRDHYGVRVVVTHSGQWKTRTPEKGQAVDTEEEAGQLGGVGRRGIVDKLEFISITNLPSAKTPFREQGGKLQSGREIWNGTSNAGPLQSEDKPLCDGTHDPAHSGHKT
- the LOC118530284 gene encoding USP6 N-terminal-like protein isoform X2, which translates into the protein MGDETPARTHPPTPGAGESPDGWGAWGLLRLLHSRAPQTAKVPGPSQPYYSTRAAKLKKHLDEEQMCTGIYTAKWFLQCFIDQLWDAYILDGERVLSAMAYTILKMHSKRLLKLPLEGLREFLQDTLAQPRALEDEVVLRHLRSSMAQL
- the LOC118530284 gene encoding USP6 N-terminal-like protein isoform X1; the encoded protein is MGDETPARTHPPTPGAGESPDGWGAWGLLRLLHSRAPQTAKVPGPSQPYYSTRAAKLKKHLDEEQMCTGIYTAKWFLQCFIDQTPFLLTLKLWDAYILDGERVLSAMAYTILKMHSKRLLKLPLEGLREFLQDTLAQPRALEDEVVLRHLRSSMAQL